One Nocardia farcinica genomic region harbors:
- a CDS encoding methyltransferase, producing the protein MAAQQRLMNMMFGTICSQVVGTAARLGLADHLGEDELDYRELAARTDTHPGALARLLRALAALEIVVETGPGTFRLGEAGLPLRTDRPDSQAAAVLLFTDPALLDSWKLTEEAVRTGRPTFETLYGTDFFSFLATRPELSERFNATMRQVSLPIAHLVPVSYDFTRHRTVVDVGGGDGTLIAQILRGARSVRGVVFDSPTGVAEAASTLAAAGVADRCRVEAGDFFTAVPTGGDLYVLKNILHDWDDDRCVTILDRCRAVVPADGRVLIVESVLPDTVDTADPAPYLTDISMLVNMGGQERTRAEYERLCRRAGFAVVAAHPTVFPTSYSLLEAMPV; encoded by the coding sequence ATGGCGGCGCAACAGCGACTGATGAACATGATGTTCGGGACGATCTGCTCCCAGGTGGTCGGCACCGCCGCCCGGCTCGGGCTCGCCGATCACCTCGGCGAGGACGAGCTCGACTACCGGGAACTGGCCGCCCGCACCGATACCCACCCCGGGGCGCTCGCCCGGTTGCTGCGCGCGCTGGCCGCCCTGGAGATCGTCGTCGAGACCGGCCCGGGCACCTTCCGGCTGGGCGAGGCGGGCCTGCCGCTGCGGACGGATCGACCCGATTCCCAGGCGGCGGCCGTGCTGCTGTTCACCGACCCCGCCCTGCTGGACTCGTGGAAGCTGACCGAGGAGGCCGTGCGCACCGGGCGGCCGACCTTCGAAACGCTCTACGGCACCGACTTCTTCAGCTTCCTGGCCACCCGGCCCGAGCTGTCGGAACGGTTCAACGCGACCATGCGGCAGGTGAGTCTGCCCATCGCGCACCTGGTTCCGGTGAGCTACGACTTCACCCGGCACCGCACAGTGGTCGACGTCGGCGGCGGCGACGGCACGCTGATCGCGCAGATCCTGCGTGGCGCACGGTCGGTGCGCGGCGTGGTCTTCGATTCGCCGACCGGGGTCGCCGAGGCCGCCTCGACGCTGGCAGCGGCCGGGGTCGCCGACCGCTGCCGCGTCGAAGCCGGTGACTTCTTCACCGCCGTGCCCACGGGTGGCGACCTCTACGTGCTCAAGAACATCCTGCACGACTGGGACGACGACCGCTGCGTCACCATCCTCGACCGCTGCCGGGCGGTGGTCCCCGCCGACGGCCGGGTGTTGATCGTGGAGTCGGTCCTGCCCGACACGGTCGACACCGCCGACCCGGCCCCCTACCTCACCGACATCAGCATGCTCGTCAACATGGGCGGGCAGGAGCGCACCCGCGCCGAGTACGAACGGCTCTGTCGCCGCGCCGGTTTCGCGGTCGTCGCCGCGCACCCGACCGTCTTTCCCACCTCGTATTCGCTCCTCGAGGCCATGCCGGTCTGA
- a CDS encoding NAD(P)/FAD-dependent oxidoreductase, producing the protein MTSPIDTRYDVAILGAGIAGSTLATILARHDLRVLLLDAGVHPRFVVGESTIPHATTTMRILAERYDVPELRALATFEGTAEQVARTCGRKQNFGFVYHEQGEPSDPGKANQVVLSSGYRGAEAHWFRQDIDAYVFHLAVRYGATARSNTRVTDIAIDTGRGVELGTAAGETFTAEYLVDATGFRSVLAERFGLREQPTRARTRSRSLFTHMIGVQPFDDVAPVAYDPPTRWHNGTLHHVFDGGWLWVIPFDNNDRSLNPLCSVGLTLTGDAVDDDRPAPEQEFRAFLDRFPAVARQFRDAAAVRPWVSTGRLQYSATGTVGERFCLTAQSAGAIDALFSRGLANSFQTVNALAWRIIEAARDKDWSTARFDGLDAVQQRMFDVHDDLAYCSYVGFRDYPLWDAIFRVWHTYSFYSDAALEHALSRYVTSRDDQVFRTLERGDFALATTVRGLLSDARETCRAVERGELTPADAAAAIIETINRERFFPGYLPHGNPEMKYVDVGQDTAMEFLRWSRTDAPRWITEAFA; encoded by the coding sequence ATGACATCCCCGATCGACACCCGCTACGACGTCGCCATCCTCGGTGCCGGCATCGCGGGCAGCACCCTGGCCACCATTCTGGCCCGTCACGACCTGCGGGTCCTGCTCCTCGACGCGGGCGTGCATCCACGCTTCGTGGTCGGCGAATCCACCATCCCGCACGCGACCACGACCATGCGGATCCTGGCCGAGCGCTACGACGTCCCCGAACTGCGTGCGCTGGCCACCTTCGAGGGCACCGCCGAACAGGTGGCCCGCACCTGCGGCCGGAAACAGAACTTCGGCTTCGTCTACCACGAGCAGGGCGAGCCCAGCGACCCCGGCAAGGCCAACCAGGTCGTGTTGTCCTCCGGTTACCGCGGCGCCGAAGCCCATTGGTTCCGCCAGGACATCGACGCCTACGTCTTCCATCTCGCCGTCCGCTACGGCGCCACCGCCCGGTCCAACACCCGGGTCACCGACATCGCGATCGACACCGGCCGCGGTGTCGAGCTCGGCACCGCCGCGGGCGAGACCTTCACCGCCGAGTACCTGGTCGACGCCACCGGCTTCCGCTCGGTCCTGGCCGAGCGCTTCGGGCTGCGCGAGCAGCCCACCCGCGCCCGGACGCGCTCGCGCTCACTGTTCACCCACATGATCGGCGTGCAGCCGTTCGACGACGTCGCACCGGTCGCCTACGACCCGCCCACCCGGTGGCACAACGGCACCCTGCACCACGTCTTCGACGGGGGCTGGCTGTGGGTGATCCCGTTCGACAACAACGACCGCTCACTGAACCCGCTGTGCAGCGTGGGGCTCACCCTCACCGGGGACGCCGTCGACGACGACCGTCCCGCCCCGGAGCAGGAGTTCCGTGCCTTCCTCGACCGCTTCCCGGCCGTCGCGCGCCAGTTCCGCGACGCCGCGGCCGTCCGGCCGTGGGTGAGCACCGGGCGGCTGCAGTACTCCGCGACCGGCACCGTCGGCGAGCGCTTCTGCCTCACCGCCCAATCCGCGGGCGCGATCGACGCCCTGTTCTCCCGCGGGCTGGCGAACTCTTTCCAGACCGTGAACGCCCTGGCCTGGCGGATCATCGAGGCCGCGCGCGACAAGGACTGGTCGACCGCGCGCTTCGACGGGCTCGACGCGGTGCAACAGCGCATGTTCGACGTCCACGACGATCTCGCGTACTGCTCCTACGTCGGCTTCCGCGACTACCCGTTGTGGGACGCGATCTTCCGGGTCTGGCACACCTACAGCTTCTATTCCGACGCCGCCCTGGAACACGCACTGTCCCGCTACGTCACCAGCCGCGACGATCAGGTGTTCCGCACCCTGGAGCGGGGCGATTTCGCCCTGGCCACCACCGTGCGCGGCCTGCTGAGCGACGCCCGCGAAACCTGCCGGGCGGTCGAGCGCGGCGAGCTGACCCCCGCCGACGCCGCGGCGGCGATCATCGAGACCATCAACCGGGAACGGTTCTTCCCCGGCTACCTGCCGCACGGCAATCCCGAGATGAAGTACGTCGACGTCGGCCAGGACACCGCGATGGAGTTCCTGCGATGGTCACGCACCGACGCCCCGCGGTGGATCACCGAAGCCTTCGCCTGA
- a CDS encoding cytochrome P450 has protein sequence MLDTPRPIVVDLLAEDFHERAHRVYDELRARSPVVYAELPHQPGRGFWMVLGYAAADAALRDARLANNPRALLTPAQRTARARAQIPDPPNTMLLSDPPEHTRLRRAAQRAFTPRSVAALRPAVVRHAERLLDRAQQTADRGDGTVDLLHSYAYPLSLTVLGEILGFPEAWHPGLHDLAVRAAAASTPLSGPDPVLRERLDTYTRDLVVLKRNSPGDDLVSRLAHPESGRDALSDEELRAMVGLLVAAGFETSASLLASAVLSLLTHPDQWAALRDDPGLAAAAVEETMRYWGPVESATMRLAREPLRLGDRRIARGDRVLVFPAAANRDPAHVPDPHRFDIHRPPRPHLGFSGGIHTCMGAALARTEVAVALTVLVARWPRLRLAVDPAAPRWRPGMGLRSLRRLPVRPDPDTP, from the coding sequence ATGCTCGACACACCCCGGCCGATCGTGGTCGACCTGCTGGCCGAGGACTTCCACGAACGGGCGCACCGCGTCTACGACGAGCTGCGCGCACGGTCACCGGTCGTCTACGCCGAACTCCCGCACCAACCGGGCCGCGGTTTCTGGATGGTCCTCGGCTACGCCGCCGCCGACGCCGCGCTGCGCGACGCCCGGCTGGCGAACAACCCGCGCGCCCTGCTGACCCCCGCCCAGCGCACCGCCCGGGCGCGCGCGCAGATCCCGGACCCGCCGAACACCATGCTGCTGTCCGACCCGCCGGAGCACACCCGGCTGCGGCGGGCGGCGCAGCGGGCGTTCACCCCCCGATCGGTGGCCGCCCTGCGGCCCGCGGTCGTCCGGCATGCCGAGCGATTGCTCGACCGCGCGCAGCAGACGGCCGACCGGGGCGACGGCACCGTGGATCTGCTGCACTCCTACGCCTATCCGCTGTCCCTGACGGTGCTCGGCGAGATCCTCGGCTTCCCCGAGGCATGGCATCCCGGCCTGCACGACCTCGCCGTCCGGGCCGCCGCCGCCTCGACCCCGCTCTCCGGCCCCGATCCCGTCCTGCGCGAACGGCTCGACACCTACACCCGCGATCTCGTCGTGCTCAAGCGGAACAGCCCCGGTGACGATCTGGTCAGCAGGCTGGCCCACCCCGAGTCCGGGCGGGACGCGCTGTCGGACGAGGAACTGCGCGCCATGGTCGGGTTGCTGGTGGCGGCGGGGTTCGAGACCTCGGCCAGTCTGCTCGCCAGCGCCGTGCTGTCCCTGCTCACCCATCCGGACCAATGGGCGGCGCTGCGGGACGATCCAGGGCTGGCCGCGGCGGCGGTGGAGGAGACCATGCGCTACTGGGGCCCGGTGGAGTCGGCGACGATGCGCCTGGCGCGCGAACCGCTGCGGCTGGGCGACCGGCGCATCGCGCGCGGCGACCGCGTCCTGGTGTTTCCCGCCGCCGCCAACCGCGACCCCGCGCACGTTCCCGATCCACACCGTTTCGACATCCACCGCCCGCCCCGGCCGCATCTGGGCTTCAGCGGCGGCATCCACACCTGCATGGGCGCCGCGCTGGCGCGCACCGAGGTCGCCGTCGCGCTCACCGTCCTCGTCGCGCGCTGGCCCCGGCTGCGGCTCGCCGTCGACCCGGCCGCGCCGCGCTGGCGTCCCGGCATGGGACTGCGCAGCCTGCGCCGACTGCCGGTCCGGCCCGACCCGGACACCCCCTGA